The genomic window CGAGATCCTGACCGCCGAGAACGGCCGCGAGGCGATCAGCACCCTCGACGCGCACCCGGACACCGACCTGATCCTGATGGACGTCATGATGCCCGAACTCGACGGGTACGAGACCACCCGGCTGATCCGCGCCCGGCCCGACTTCCGCACGCTGCCGATCATCTCGCTGACCGCCAAGGCCATGCCCGGCGACCGCGAGCAGTCCATCGAGTCCGGCGCGAGCGACTACATCAGCAAACCCGTGAACACCGCCCAGCTGCTGTCCCTGCTGCGGGTCTGGCTCTCCAAGTGACCCCGGCATGAGCCACCCGGACGCGGCCGGGGACATCGAACTGGCCCTGCTGCTCGAAGGCGTGTACCGGGCCACCGGGCACGACTTCCGGCAGTACACGGCAGCGACCGTGCGGCGGCGCGTGCTGCACGCCATGGCCGCCGAGGACCTGCACTCCATCAGCGAGCTGCAGGGCCGCGTGCTGCGCGACCCGGCCGCCATGCTGCGCCTGCGGGAGACGCTGAGCATCAACGTGACCGAGATGTTCCGCGACCCCTCGTTCTTCCGGGCGCTGCGCGACCAGGTGCTGCCCGTGCTGCGCACCCACCCGTTCATCCGCATCTGGCACGCCGGCTGTTCCAGCGGCGAGGAGGTGTACTCCCTGGCGATCCTGCTGCACGAGGCGGGCCTGCTCGACCGCGCGCGGCTGTACGCGACCGACATGCACGCCCCGGCCCTGAACGCGGCGCGCAGCGGCATCTACCCGCTGGACAAGATGACCGCCTACGCCGGGAACTACGCGCAGGCGGGCGGGCAGGGGGACTTCGGGGCGTACTTCACCACGCAGTACGGTCACGCGCTCGTGCGGGCCGACCTGCGGCAGAACATCATCTGGGGGCAGCACAACCTCGCCACGGACGGCAGCTTCAACGAGTTCCACCTGATCCTGTGCCGCAACGTCCTGATCTACTTCACGCGCCACCTTCAGGAACAGGTGAAGGCGCTGCTGTGGCACAGCCTGGCGCCATTCGGCCTGCTGGCGCTGGGCCGGCACGAGAGCATGGACTTCAGCGAGCACGCCAGCCGCTTCAGCACCCTGACCCTCACCGAGAAGCTGTACCGGAGGATCGGCTGATGCCGCAGTTCCAGGTGCCGCCCGCCAAGGTCCTGATCGTGGACGACCAGGACAGCAAACGCATCGGGCTGGCGGCCGCGCTCGACCAGCTGGGGCACGAGGTCGTCATGGCCAGCTCCGGCCGGGAGGCGCTGCGGTACCTGCTGACGCACGAGGTCGCGGTGATCCTGCTGGACGTGCGCATGCCCGAACTCGACGGGTTCGAGACCGCCGCCCTGATCCGCACCCGCCGCCAGTCCGAGACCACCCCCATCATCTTCGTGACCGCGTACACCCACGCGGAATCCGACATGCTCAGCGGGTACACGCACGGCGCGGTGGACTTCATCTTCTCGCCCATCCAGCCGGAGATCCTGCGCGCCAAGGTGCAGGTGTTCGTGGACCTCTACCGCCACGCGCACCTCGCGCAGGCGCACGAACGCCGCCTGCGCGACCTGGAAGCCCAGCAGGCGCGGCTGGAACTGCACAAACTGTCCAGCGCGCTGGAACAGTCCGCGGACCCCGTGGTGATCACGGACGCGCTCGGGCACGTGGAATACGTGAACGCCGCGTTCAGCGCCAACGTCGGCCGCCGCGCCGCCGACCTCACCGGCCGCCCGCTGGCGACCCTGCACCCGGCGGCCGAGGGCAGCACCGACCTGCAGGCCCTGTGGGCGCAGGTCCGGGCCGGGCACGTCCAGCGCGCCGAGGTCACGTACCACCGCCCGGACGGCGCACCCTACCACCAGGCCACCACGGTCACGCCCCTGACCGACGAGACCGGCGCCGTCACGCACTTCATCATCACCGGGCATGACGTCAGCGAACGCAAACGCCTGGAAGCCGAGATGCAGGCCCTGAACGCCAGCCTGGAAGCCCGCGTGCGGGAACGCACCGCGCAGCTGCAGGAAGTGAACGAGGAAATCGAAGCGTACGCGTACTCCATCAGCCACGACCTGCGCACCCCGCTGCGGCACATCATGAGTTTCGCCGATCTGCTGGCCCGCTCGGCCGGCGAGACGCTACCCGCCAAGTCCCGCGCCCACCTGGAACGCATCCGCAGCAGCGCGCACCGCATGTCCGAACTGATCGACCGGCTGCTGGACTTCGCCCGCACGGGCCGCCACCAGCTCACGCTGCAACCCATCGAACTGGGCACCCTGCTGGACGAGCTGATCTCCGACTACCAGCGCGACCCGACCGCGCCGCCGATCCGCTGGGAGGTGGCGCCGCTGCCGACCGTCACGGCAGACCTGATCAGCCTGCGGGAACTGCTGGGGAACCTCATCTCGAACGCCGTGAAGTACGCCCGGGACGCCGAGGGCGGCCCGCACATCCAGGTGCAGGCCACGCAGACCGGCGGGTTCCATCACGTGTCCGTCACGGACAACGGCGTGGGGTTCGACATGGCCTACAGCCACAAGCTGTTCACGGTCTTCCAGCGGCTGCACACCTACGACCGCTTCGAGGGGCACGGCGTGGGCCTGGCCCATGTCAAACGGATCATCGTGCGGCACGGCGGCACGGTGCGCGCCCACAGCGCCGAGGGGCAGGGCGCCACGTTCACGTTCACGCTGCCGGTCGAGCCCATCAGCCCGGTGGACGTCCCCCAACCCACCTGACCTCGCGCGGGCCTCTGGTAGATTGACGGTCATGCTCCGCGCGCCTGACCTGCCCAGTGCCGCCCTGCTGCGCCTGCAGCTGGGTCGCGGTCGGGCCGCGGCGAACGAGATCGCCCCGAACCTGCACGGGTGGTGGTGCGCGAACCTGGGGCGTCCCCTGCGCCTCCTCCGGACGGACTGACCCGAGCCGCGCCCCTGACGGCGCGACCAGCCTCTTTCCCCTGTCCCGGAGGAGCCCCATGACCCTGACCATTCCCGACCACCTGCTCGCCCTCGATGCCCGTGACCCCCTGGCGCACAAGCGTGGGGAGTTCCACCTGCCGCGCGGGGTGGTGTACCTCGACGGCAACAGCCTGGGCGCACTGCCCCGCGGCGTCCCCGCGCGACTCGCGCACGCCGCGCAGACCGAGTGGGGCGAGCAGCTGATCCGCTCGTGGACCGCCGGGGCCGACGCGGGCCAGGACTGGATGGCGCTGCCCGACCGCGTGGCGGCCAAGATCGCCCGCCTGATCGGCGCCCGCCCGCACGAGGTCGCGGTGGGCGACTCCACCAGCGTGAACACCTTCAAGGTGCTCGCCGCGGCGCTGGGCGTGGCGCAGCCGGGCCGCCGCGTGATCCTGACCGACGCGGACAATTTCCCCACGGACCTGTACGTCGCGCAGGGCCTGAACGCGCTGCTGGGCGGCACACTGGAGCTGCGCCGCGTGCCCGCCGACGACATCGAAGCCCACCTGACGGGGGACGTGGCGGCGCTGCTGCTCACGCAAGTGGACTACCGCACCGGGCGCAAACTGGACCTGGAAGCGATCACCGAACAGGCCCAGGCGCAGGGCATCGTGACCGTGTGGGACCTCGCGCACTCCGCCGGGGCGTTCCCGGTAGACCTGAACGGTGCGGGGGCGGACTTCGCGGTGGGCTGCGGGTACAAGTTCCTGAACGGCGGCCCCGGCGCGCCCGCGTTCCTGTACGCCGCCGAACGCCACCACGACGCGGCTCCCGTGGCGATCAGCGGCTGGATGGGGCACGCCGACCCCTTCGAGATGGCCCGCGACTTCACCCCGGCCCCCGGCGCGCGCCGCTTCGTGGCGGGCACGCCGATGGTGCTGAGCCTCAGCGCGCTGGACGAGGCGCTGAACGTGTTCGCGGACGTGGACCTGGACGCGCTGCGAGCCAAGAGCCTGTCGCTGACCGACACGTTCATCGATCTTGTCGAACCGCTGGCCGCCCGCTTCCCGCTGACGCTGGTCACGCCCCGCGAGCACGCCCGGCGCGGCTCGCAGGTCAGTTACCGCCACCCGCAGGCGCGCGAGGTCATGGCCGACCTGATCCAGGCGGGCATCATCGGGGACTACCGCACGCCGGACATCCTGCGGTTCGGCTTCACGCCGCTGTACCACTCGCACGCGGACGTGTGGCAGGCCGCGCGGGGCGTGCAGGCCGTCCTGGAGGCCCGCGCGTGACCGGGGAGCCGCCCCTACGCCCGGGCGCCCCGGACCGTGACGCGCCCGAGCAGGCGTACACCGACTTCACCCGCAGCCTCAGCTACGGCGACTACCTGCAACTGGACGTGCTGAAAAGCGCACACCGCCCCGTCACGGCCGCGCACGACGAGCACCTCTTCATCGCCGTGCATCACGTCTCCGAAGTGTGGCTGGACCTGATCATCCGCGAGCTGCGCGCCGCGATGGACCAGCTCGCGCGCGGCATCACCGACGCGCCGCAGAAGGGGCTCTCGCGCGTCGTGCGCGCCCAGGAGCAGCTCACGAACGCCTGGGAGGTCCTCAAGACCATGACCCCCGCCGACTACCTGCAGTTCCGCGACGCGTTCGGGCAGGCGTCGGGCTTCCAGAGCGCGTCGTACCGCATGGTGGAATTCCTGCTCGGGAACCGCCACGCGGTGCTGCTGCGCCCGCACGAGCACCGCCCGGACCTCATCGGCCCGCTGCGGGAGGCGATCGAGGCGCCCAGCGTGTACGACCTGACGCTGCGCCTGATGCACGCGCGCGGCCTGACCGTGCCGGACGAGGTCCTGAACCGCGACCTGACGCTGCCGCCCGTGCTGAACGAGACGGTGCTGGAACACTGGCTGACCGTGTACCGCCACCCCGAGACGTACTGGGACCTGTACGAACTCGCCGAGAAGCTGCTGGACGTCGAGGACAACTTCCGCCGCTGGCGCTTCAACCACCTGACGACCGTGGAACGCACCATCGGCTTCAAGCGCGGCTCGGGCGGCACCAGCGGCGCCGGGTACCTGCGCCGCGCGCTGGAAACCGTGCTGTTCCCGGAACTCTGGGAAGTCCGCACCCGACTGTGACGCGAACCGTCCCGGTGAGGGCCTAGCGTGCCGCTGCTGGCCGCGCTGGCCTTCCTGGGCCTGACCCTGCTGCTGGGCACGCCGCTGGCGCAGGTGGTCCTGCGCACACCAGTCCGCCTGCGCGTCCCGGCCCTGGGCCTGGCGCTGCTGACAGCCGCCTGGACCGCGCAGGTGGCCGTCACGCTGGGTACCCTAGGACTGAGCGCAGCCGACGTCCCCGCGTTCCTGACGGACACGGGAACCGGGCGGGCCATGCTCACCGGACTGCTGGGCGGCACCCTGCTGCTCGCGGCGCGCGTGTCGCTCACGCCTCTGCTGCCCCTGGGACCGGCCCTGGCGATGCTGCCCGGCGCGCTGCTGCTCGTCTGGGGCGCCTCCGGAGTCGGGCATGGCGCAGGCCACACCCTGGAAATCCGGGCCCTGCACGCCCTGCACCTGACCGCCATGAGCGCCTGGGTGGGCGGCGTGATCGCCCTGACCCTCGCCCGGCCCCTGGCCGCCCGGGCCGCCGCGCGCTTCACGCCCCTGGCGACCGGCAGCCTCGCCGCGCTGGCGGTCACGGGCCTGCTGCTCGGCAGTGAACACCTCCCCACCCCCGCCGAATGGACCGGCACCCGCTACGGGCAGACACTGCTCGTCAAGCTGATCCTCGTGACGCTGGCCGTCGGGGCCGCGGCACTCGTGCGGCGCGCCTTCGCCCGGCAGGACCGCCGCGTCCGCCTGCTGCTGGCCCGCGAAGCCGTGCTGCTGCTGGCCGTGCTGGGCGTCACCGGCGTGCTGAGCACCACTGACCCGCACGATCATCCGGGCCCCGATCACTCGCAGGGCCAATTCCACCTCCCGGCCGCACGTCACGCGCACATCGTCCAGCGCAGCGCCTCACAGCAGAATTCAGAGAGTGTGAGGGAGACCCTCCCGACCTCTGAACTGAGCGGACTCGCAGAGCTGCGCAGCAGAGCAAGCACCTGAACACGACATCGGTTGGAAGTGGAGCCCGGGGGCATGCTGTGTGGCCCCCAGTGGCACTGAAACCCGCTGTCACAGCAGAATTCAGAGGTATTGAAGGGTTGTCTTGATATCTCTGAATCGAGCGGAGCGAGCACCTGAGAAGAACAGCGGTTGGCGGTGGAGTTGAGGGGCGTGATGTTGGCCCCTCAACGAAGCTGGAAACCGCTGTCCGTAGGCCGCACGATGCTTGTCAGGGAATGGCAATGAGGGCGCGGCCGGTGCCGGTCAGCGTCACCCGCTCCGCCCACGCCGGGACCAGCACCGTCCCGAACGGCGCCACCTCCACCCGCTCCCCGCCCGCCTCCACCGTCAGCGTCCCCTCCACCACCGTCACCAGTCCGAACGATCCGCCCAGTTCGGTCGTCTCCCCACCCCGCGCACCCACCAGCGTGAACTGGGCGCAGCGCACCAGTTCTCCCACGCCCCCCGTCTCGCTCGCCGCCGTCCACGCCCCGCCCAGGTCCGCGCGCGTCACCGCGACGGACTCCTCCAGGTGCAGCGCCCGCCCTGCACTGGCGGGCCGGTCCCAGTCGTAGACGCGGTAGGTGGTGTCGCTCGCCTGCTGCACCTCGTACAGCAGCAGGCCCGGCCCCAGGGCGTGCAGCGTCCCGGCCGGGATGAACAGCGTGTCACCGGCGGCGGGCTGCGCCCGCTCGCTGAGGTCGAGGATGCCGCCGTGCCGGATCGCGTGCGCCAGGGCGTCGGGCGTGGTGCCCGGCACCACGCCCGCGAGGAGCTGCGCGCCGGGGTCGACGTGCAGGAAGTGCCAGGCCTCAGTCTTGCCGCGCTCGCCGGGACCGACCATGGTCCGGGCCTGGGCGTCGTCGGGATGGACCTGGACGCTGAGCCAGTCGCGGCAGTCGAGGAGCTTGATGAGGAGGGGAAAGCCGGCGTGCGGGTCGAGGTGCGGGCCGAGGAGCTCCCCCGGGTGAGCGTGCAGGAGGTCGTCGACGGTGTGGCCGGCGAGGGGGCCGGTGGTGACGAGGCTGCGGCCGTCGGCGATCCAGGCTTCACCGACGGGGGTGTCGCCGATGGGGGGAGCGAGACGGTCGCCGCCCCAGACGCGGGCGTGATACCGGGGCGTCAGGGGCAGCAGGGCGGGCAGCGCAGCGGGGGCATTGATCGGTTCGGTCACGTCGGCACCTCCCGATGACCATACCAAGCGGCTGAGCCGGGCGGCGGTTACTGCGCGGCTTCGATGCTCACGTCGTCCCAGTCGAGGGCGACGTCTTCCATGGTGACCAGGGGCAGCTGGGCGATCAGGGTGCGCAGTTCACCCACGAGTTCCATCACTTTCGGCGAGGGCGGCTGATCATCGGGGTTCTCGGCGGTGCGGGTCCGGAACCAGAAGCGGGGCTTGCTGGCCGACTTGCTGGCCGCGGCGCGTTCATCCAGCGCCGCGACGAGGGCCTGCGTGGTCTGCACGACCTGACTGTCCAGCGTGGTGGACAGGATTTCCGAGACGGACTGGGTCTTGAGCAGGCCGCTGAGGGTAGAGGGGTCCGCGCCAAGGTCCGACACGCAGCGCGTGGTCAGGTGCTGGGCGTGCCCCATGTTGGAGGCCAGGCCGACAGTGTTGCCGGGACGGCGGACCTTGTCGCCCTGCACGGCCAGCAGTTCCGGCATGCTGTCGCGCCCGGCCACCGCGATCAGGCGCAGCCAGGGACCCCGGGCCCGGTGGGCCTGGAGGACCGTGATCACCTGAGCGGTCCGGTAGACCGCGTCGTCGGTGGCGCTGAGGGCCTCACGGATGTTCATACCGTCACCTTAGCGGTCTGGGCGGCACAAATCTCTTTCACTGTGATGAGCACGGTCCAGAGCATAGCGGCATTGTCGCCCCGCGTCACGCACTTAACTGCGTGCCGGGTCAGCGCCACGAGCGCTCGGCGGGAAGCAGGTGCGCTTCCCCGTTGAAGCTGTCCAGACTGACGCGCCTGCCCCCGAAGGTCAGGCGGGTGACGCTGGCGTTGCGCACCCGCCAGTTCAGGCGCAGGGCCGTGGCATCGGGCGCGTCGAGCACGCGGGCGAGCATCAGGC from Deinococcus sedimenti includes these protein-coding regions:
- a CDS encoding CheR family methyltransferase, coding for MSHPDAAGDIELALLLEGVYRATGHDFRQYTAATVRRRVLHAMAAEDLHSISELQGRVLRDPAAMLRLRETLSINVTEMFRDPSFFRALRDQVLPVLRTHPFIRIWHAGCSSGEEVYSLAILLHEAGLLDRARLYATDMHAPALNAARSGIYPLDKMTAYAGNYAQAGGQGDFGAYFTTQYGHALVRADLRQNIIWGQHNLATDGSFNEFHLILCRNVLIYFTRHLQEQVKALLWHSLAPFGLLALGRHESMDFSEHASRFSTLTLTEKLYRRIG
- a CDS encoding sensor histidine kinase → MPQFQVPPAKVLIVDDQDSKRIGLAAALDQLGHEVVMASSGREALRYLLTHEVAVILLDVRMPELDGFETAALIRTRRQSETTPIIFVTAYTHAESDMLSGYTHGAVDFIFSPIQPEILRAKVQVFVDLYRHAHLAQAHERRLRDLEAQQARLELHKLSSALEQSADPVVITDALGHVEYVNAAFSANVGRRAADLTGRPLATLHPAAEGSTDLQALWAQVRAGHVQRAEVTYHRPDGAPYHQATTVTPLTDETGAVTHFIITGHDVSERKRLEAEMQALNASLEARVRERTAQLQEVNEEIEAYAYSISHDLRTPLRHIMSFADLLARSAGETLPAKSRAHLERIRSSAHRMSELIDRLLDFARTGRHQLTLQPIELGTLLDELISDYQRDPTAPPIRWEVAPLPTVTADLISLRELLGNLISNAVKYARDAEGGPHIQVQATQTGGFHHVSVTDNGVGFDMAYSHKLFTVFQRLHTYDRFEGHGVGLAHVKRIIVRHGGTVRAHSAEGQGATFTFTLPVEPISPVDVPQPT
- the kynU gene encoding kynureninase — encoded protein: MTLTIPDHLLALDARDPLAHKRGEFHLPRGVVYLDGNSLGALPRGVPARLAHAAQTEWGEQLIRSWTAGADAGQDWMALPDRVAAKIARLIGARPHEVAVGDSTSVNTFKVLAAALGVAQPGRRVILTDADNFPTDLYVAQGLNALLGGTLELRRVPADDIEAHLTGDVAALLLTQVDYRTGRKLDLEAITEQAQAQGIVTVWDLAHSAGAFPVDLNGAGADFAVGCGYKFLNGGPGAPAFLYAAERHHDAAPVAISGWMGHADPFEMARDFTPAPGARRFVAGTPMVLSLSALDEALNVFADVDLDALRAKSLSLTDTFIDLVEPLAARFPLTLVTPREHARRGSQVSYRHPQAREVMADLIQAGIIGDYRTPDILRFGFTPLYHSHADVWQAARGVQAVLEARA
- a CDS encoding tryptophan 2,3-dioxygenase, which encodes MTGEPPLRPGAPDRDAPEQAYTDFTRSLSYGDYLQLDVLKSAHRPVTAAHDEHLFIAVHHVSEVWLDLIIRELRAAMDQLARGITDAPQKGLSRVVRAQEQLTNAWEVLKTMTPADYLQFRDAFGQASGFQSASYRMVEFLLGNRHAVLLRPHEHRPDLIGPLREAIEAPSVYDLTLRLMHARGLTVPDEVLNRDLTLPPVLNETVLEHWLTVYRHPETYWDLYELAEKLLDVEDNFRRWRFNHLTTVERTIGFKRGSGGTSGAGYLRRALETVLFPELWEVRTRL
- a CDS encoding copper resistance D family protein, whose translation is MPLLAALAFLGLTLLLGTPLAQVVLRTPVRLRVPALGLALLTAAWTAQVAVTLGTLGLSAADVPAFLTDTGTGRAMLTGLLGGTLLLAARVSLTPLLPLGPALAMLPGALLLVWGASGVGHGAGHTLEIRALHALHLTAMSAWVGGVIALTLARPLAARAAARFTPLATGSLAALAVTGLLLGSEHLPTPAEWTGTRYGQTLLVKLILVTLAVGAAALVRRAFARQDRRVRLLLAREAVLLLAVLGVTGVLSTTDPHDHPGPDHSQGQFHLPAARHAHIVQRSASQQNSESVRETLPTSELSGLAELRSRAST
- a CDS encoding type I phosphomannose isomerase catalytic subunit codes for the protein MTEPINAPAALPALLPLTPRYHARVWGGDRLAPPIGDTPVGEAWIADGRSLVTTGPLAGHTVDDLLHAHPGELLGPHLDPHAGFPLLIKLLDCRDWLSVQVHPDDAQARTMVGPGERGKTEAWHFLHVDPGAQLLAGVVPGTTPDALAHAIRHGGILDLSERAQPAAGDTLFIPAGTLHALGPGLLLYEVQQASDTTYRVYDWDRPASAGRALHLEESVAVTRADLGGAWTAASETGGVGELVRCAQFTLVGARGGETTELGGSFGLVTVVEGTLTVEAGGERVEVAPFGTVLVPAWAERVTLTGTGRALIAIP